One Paenibacillus crassostreae DNA segment encodes these proteins:
- a CDS encoding LacI family DNA-binding transcriptional regulator produces the protein MSVTIKDVAKKAGVSPSTVSRVLSNHPRISRETSRKVKIILDEMGYHPNIMAQSLVSKTTNSICVILPKSAEELFLNSFFMELVRGIVTQANRSGYDVVLSSGGSEQEEVEVVSRLINGKRVDGAILLYSRKDDAVVEFLHSNHHPFVLIGRSEKYPDLLSVDNDNIQAAYDATKHLISFGHKRVGFVSGPPNHVVSQDRLKGYQRALEESGLEMRKDWIVEGEFLQESGYRAMSFFMNLPERPTALVVVDDFVSFGVLRGLHELGFKVPDDLSIVSFNNISIAELSTPPLTSIDIGIYNLGYTASQALIQSIQHNGEKQFQKRNIIPHRLVVRESSMISVNGNNE, from the coding sequence ATGTCTGTAACAATTAAAGATGTGGCTAAAAAAGCCGGCGTATCTCCCTCCACTGTGTCCCGGGTGCTATCAAATCACCCAAGAATTAGCCGCGAAACTTCTCGTAAGGTAAAAATCATTCTTGATGAAATGGGATATCACCCTAATATTATGGCTCAGAGCCTTGTATCGAAGACAACGAACAGCATTTGCGTTATCCTACCTAAATCAGCTGAAGAACTTTTCCTGAATTCATTCTTCATGGAATTAGTTCGGGGGATTGTAACTCAAGCGAACCGTTCGGGATATGATGTGGTGCTAAGCTCGGGAGGAAGCGAACAAGAAGAAGTCGAAGTTGTGTCACGTTTAATCAATGGAAAAAGGGTTGACGGTGCAATATTGCTATATTCAAGGAAAGATGACGCTGTTGTCGAATTTCTACACAGTAATCATCATCCCTTCGTTCTAATTGGCCGTAGTGAGAAATACCCTGATCTTCTATCCGTTGATAATGATAATATTCAAGCTGCTTATGATGCTACCAAGCACCTTATTTCTTTTGGTCATAAACGTGTAGGATTTGTTAGTGGCCCTCCGAATCATGTCGTATCACAGGATCGGCTTAAGGGTTATCAACGAGCGCTTGAAGAATCCGGACTTGAGATGCGCAAAGATTGGATTGTTGAAGGAGAGTTTCTACAGGAAAGTGGATATCGTGCGATGTCTTTTTTCATGAATTTACCTGAACGCCCTACGGCATTAGTTGTTGTTGATGATTTCGTTTCCTTTGGGGTATTACGCGGTTTACATGAATTAGGATTTAAAGTTCCTGATGATCTAAGCATTGTCAGCTTCAACAATATTTCTATAGCTGAACTCTCAACTCCCCCCTTGACTAGTATCGATATTGGTATCTATAATTTGGGTTATACAGCTTCTCAAGCTTTAATTCAATCGATCCAACATAACGGAGAAAAGCAATTTCAAAAAAGAAATATTATCCCTCATCGACTTGTTGTTCGAGAATCATCCATGATATCTGTAAATGGGAATAATGAATGA
- the pgmB gene encoding beta-phosphoglucomutase — protein MEAKNHPIQACLFDLDGVLVDTAKYHFLAWKRLADELGFEFTENDNERLKGVSRMASLDILLSVGNVQLDEETKIALAEKKNNWYVDYISKMDASEILPGSLAFLQELKERGIKIALGSASKNAMTILNNANLVPYFDAIIDGTKTSNAKPDPEVFVLGAQEVQVDPEHCVVFEDAEAGIEAAIRAGMRSIGIGSADTLTQAEYVVSSLAEMSVEKLQQIMSNK, from the coding sequence ATGGAAGCGAAGAATCACCCCATCCAAGCCTGTTTGTTTGACCTAGACGGCGTACTAGTTGATACGGCTAAATATCATTTTTTAGCTTGGAAACGGCTTGCTGATGAACTAGGATTTGAATTCACAGAGAATGATAATGAAAGACTAAAAGGTGTTAGCCGCATGGCTTCCCTTGATATTTTACTGTCAGTAGGGAATGTTCAACTTGATGAGGAGACTAAGATCGCACTCGCAGAGAAGAAGAACAACTGGTATGTTGACTATATTTCGAAGATGGACGCATCTGAAATACTGCCTGGATCACTCGCTTTTCTTCAAGAATTGAAAGAGCGTGGTATCAAGATTGCCCTTGGTTCAGCCAGTAAAAATGCGATGACTATATTAAACAATGCTAATCTAGTTCCTTATTTCGATGCAATTATTGATGGAACCAAAACCTCAAATGCTAAACCAGACCCTGAAGTGTTTGTACTTGGTGCACAAGAAGTCCAAGTTGACCCAGAACATTGTGTCGTATTCGAAGATGCTGAAGCTGGAATTGAAGCTGCTATTCGTGCAGGAATGCGCAGTATTGGTATTGGATCAGCAGATACGCTAACCCAAGCAGAATATGTCGTATCTTCGCTAGCAGAAATGTCAGTTGAGAAATTACAACAAATCATGTCTAACAAGTAA
- a CDS encoding glycoside hydrolase family 65 protein, with protein MKQYLKLDPWSIIEEGFDPQNHEISESIFSIGNGYMGQRANFEELYTGPSLQGSYMAGVYYPDKTRVGWWKNGYPEYFAKVLNSTNWIGIDIYIDGVALDLAVCKVKDFVRELNMKEGTLSRSFIAELPDGKEVKVEAIRFTSIARREIGVIRYAITPLNFNGSITFTPYLDGDVKNKDSNYDEKFWLEVLKEVTPEDAALTIKTKKLDFHVTSVMAYTVHQNGNPVSVTPEATHKEKYVAHSFKLGVQAKEQVVLYKYVANVTSRDHGYGQLLSVGRTALQSAKEIGFQPLLEEHIKAWADKWSESDIVIDGDVAAQQAIRFNIFQLNQTYNGEDDRLNIGPKGFTGEKYGGSTYWDTEAYCLPFYLSTADDSIARNLLVYRYKHLEKAKENAKKLGFSKGALYPMVTMNGEECHNEWEITFEEIHRNGAIAYAIYNYVNYTGDISYLGQYGLEVLAEISRFWEERVNYVPAKDKYMILGVTGPNEYENNINNNWYTNSMAVWTLKYTLEVLEHLQKNEPSVYKELVAKLDLKEEETSKWSDIIAKMHYPYDEERQVFLQQDGFLDKDLTPVKDLDPSNLPLNQQWSWDRILRSVYIKQADVLQGIFTLRDQFNLDEVKRNFDFYEPLTVHESSLSPCVHSILACELGYKEKAYEMYLRTSRLDLDNYNNDTEDGCHTTSMAGTWMSVVHGFGGLRVQNGVLHLNPFNPGHWKSFSFKVMFRSSRLKVTVSEHDVTVLNETEAPANVNVYGNDYTVNGLSHIQISI; from the coding sequence ATGAAGCAATATTTAAAATTGGACCCATGGAGCATTATTGAAGAAGGATTCGATCCACAAAATCATGAAATATCTGAAAGTATATTCAGTATAGGTAACGGTTACATGGGTCAACGTGCTAATTTCGAAGAATTATATACGGGTCCTTCACTTCAAGGAAGCTATATGGCAGGCGTTTATTATCCAGATAAAACACGTGTTGGCTGGTGGAAGAATGGCTATCCTGAGTATTTTGCGAAGGTACTAAATAGCACTAACTGGATTGGAATCGATATCTATATCGATGGCGTTGCACTTGATCTAGCTGTGTGTAAAGTGAAAGATTTCGTTCGTGAACTTAATATGAAGGAAGGAACGCTCTCAAGAAGTTTTATTGCTGAATTACCTGATGGTAAAGAAGTAAAAGTTGAAGCGATTCGCTTCACTAGTATTGCTCGCAGAGAAATCGGTGTAATCCGATATGCCATAACACCGTTGAATTTTAACGGTTCCATTACTTTTACACCTTATCTTGATGGGGATGTGAAGAACAAAGACTCTAACTACGACGAGAAGTTCTGGTTAGAAGTATTAAAAGAAGTTACTCCTGAGGATGCAGCTCTGACGATCAAAACCAAGAAGCTTGATTTCCATGTTACTTCTGTTATGGCTTACACTGTTCATCAGAATGGTAATCCTGTTTCTGTAACACCTGAAGCAACGCATAAGGAAAAGTATGTTGCTCATTCTTTCAAACTAGGTGTTCAAGCGAAAGAACAAGTTGTTCTTTATAAATATGTAGCCAATGTGACTTCCCGTGATCATGGTTACGGTCAATTACTTAGTGTCGGACGGACTGCACTTCAATCTGCTAAGGAGATCGGATTCCAACCATTACTTGAAGAACATATCAAGGCTTGGGCTGATAAATGGAGCGAAAGTGATATCGTAATTGATGGTGATGTTGCTGCACAGCAGGCGATTCGATTCAATATTTTCCAACTAAATCAGACTTATAACGGTGAAGACGACCGACTTAACATTGGTCCTAAAGGCTTCACTGGTGAGAAATACGGTGGCAGCACGTATTGGGATACCGAGGCATATTGCCTACCCTTCTACCTAAGTACAGCTGATGATTCCATCGCTCGTAATCTCTTGGTCTATCGCTACAAACACTTAGAAAAAGCGAAAGAAAATGCCAAGAAACTAGGATTCAGTAAAGGTGCCTTATATCCGATGGTCACCATGAACGGTGAAGAATGCCATAATGAATGGGAAATCACTTTCGAAGAAATTCATCGTAATGGTGCCATTGCGTATGCCATTTATAATTACGTTAATTATACTGGGGACATTTCATATCTAGGTCAATATGGTCTTGAAGTTCTGGCTGAAATTTCCCGCTTCTGGGAAGAACGTGTTAATTACGTACCTGCCAAAGACAAATATATGATCTTGGGTGTTACTGGACCTAATGAATATGAGAACAATATTAACAACAACTGGTATACCAATAGCATGGCGGTATGGACATTGAAGTATACTTTGGAAGTTCTGGAGCATTTACAAAAGAATGAACCGAGCGTATACAAAGAGCTTGTTGCCAAATTAGATCTTAAAGAAGAAGAAACCTCCAAATGGAGTGATATCATCGCCAAAATGCATTATCCATATGATGAAGAACGCCAAGTATTCCTTCAGCAGGATGGATTCTTAGATAAAGACTTGACGCCAGTGAAAGATCTAGATCCATCAAATTTACCATTGAACCAACAATGGTCTTGGGATCGCATCTTGCGTTCGGTTTATATCAAGCAAGCTGACGTATTACAAGGGATATTCACATTAAGAGATCAATTCAATCTTGATGAAGTCAAACGTAATTTTGACTTTTATGAGCCACTTACAGTTCATGAGTCTTCCTTATCACCTTGTGTACATTCCATTCTTGCCTGCGAATTAGGTTATAAAGAGAAAGCATATGAAATGTATCTACGTACTTCTCGCCTAGATCTAGACAACTATAATAACGATACGGAAGATGGCTGTCATACAACAAGTATGGCTGGTACTTGGATGTCTGTTGTTCATGGTTTTGGGGGACTACGTGTTCAGAATGGCGTTCTACATTTAAATCCATTCAATCCTGGTCATTGGAAATCCTTCTCATTCAAAGTGATGTTCCGTAGTTCTCGCCTAAAAGTTACAGTTAGCGAACACGATGTGACCGTTTTGAACGAGACGGAAGCACCAGCAAATGTCAATGTTTATGGAAATGATTATACGGTTAATGGATTGAGCCACATCCAAATCAGTATTTAA
- a CDS encoding pyridoxamine 5'-phosphate oxidase family protein, producing MEKTMIEQEITKILDRNKICSLATIEGNKPKQRYMVLFNEGLSLHLATDLRTHKVEELKNNPNISLLLGYEIGGTKDSLEIEGTCSISTNDSLKEKVWNDDLKEWFDGPKDPNYGILDVHITRILYQEKGGKQREWIA from the coding sequence ATGGAAAAAACAATGATTGAGCAAGAAATAACAAAGATTTTAGACCGAAATAAGATTTGTTCATTGGCTACGATTGAAGGAAATAAACCGAAACAGAGATATATGGTACTGTTTAATGAAGGTTTGAGCCTACATTTGGCGACCGATCTGAGAACACATAAAGTAGAAGAACTGAAGAATAATCCTAATATATCCTTGCTTCTCGGGTATGAAATCGGTGGAACAAAAGATAGTTTGGAGATCGAAGGTACCTGTTCAATCAGTACGAATGATAGTTTAAAGGAAAAAGTCTGGAATGATGATTTGAAAGAGTGGTTCGACGGACCAAAGGATCCCAATTATGGCATTCTTGACGTTCACATTACACGTATTCTTTATCAAGAAAAGGGTGGTAAGCAAAGGGAATGGATCGCATGA
- a CDS encoding ABC transporter substrate-binding protein: MRNRKGITSLLISLLLIVVVGCGSNQNDQASKPSNQSKSTTEGTSTESKPLKDVKIVLDWTPNTNHTGLYVAKDQGYYEEEGLNVEIIQPGEGGADTMVASGTVPFGIGYQESVTQARTQDVPLVSIAAIIQHNTSGFAAPVDRNIKSPKDFEGKNYGGWGSPVEEAVMGSIMEAEDANVSEVSMINMGNADFFTAVKRDIDFAWIFYAWTGIEAELRNEPLDMLYVKDYSDELDYYTPVIVTNEKQIQEDPELIKSFLKATAKGYQLAINNPEEAANILIASVPELDKDLVLASQKWLSPRYTDDAPRWGEQKASVWQNYTNWMLSHNLLDKSIEIEKAYTNDFLPQ; this comes from the coding sequence ATGAGAAACCGGAAAGGAATAACTTCACTTCTAATCAGCTTGCTATTAATTGTAGTAGTTGGTTGCGGGAGTAACCAGAATGACCAGGCTTCAAAGCCTAGTAATCAGTCCAAATCTACAACAGAAGGAACGTCAACAGAGTCCAAGCCGTTAAAAGATGTTAAAATTGTGTTGGACTGGACGCCTAATACGAATCACACTGGACTTTATGTAGCGAAGGATCAGGGATATTATGAAGAGGAAGGATTGAACGTAGAGATCATTCAACCGGGTGAAGGTGGCGCTGATACGATGGTTGCCTCAGGGACTGTTCCCTTCGGAATCGGGTATCAAGAGAGCGTGACACAAGCAAGAACACAAGATGTCCCGCTGGTCTCTATCGCAGCAATTATCCAACATAATACTTCCGGTTTCGCAGCACCTGTAGACCGCAATATTAAATCACCTAAGGATTTTGAAGGTAAAAACTATGGTGGATGGGGCTCACCTGTAGAAGAAGCCGTGATGGGTTCCATCATGGAGGCTGAAGATGCGAATGTCTCAGAGGTTAGTATGATCAATATGGGTAATGCTGATTTCTTCACAGCGGTTAAACGTGATATCGATTTCGCATGGATCTTCTATGCATGGACAGGTATTGAAGCCGAACTTCGCAATGAACCACTCGATATGCTATATGTTAAAGATTATTCTGATGAGCTAGATTATTATACACCTGTTATTGTCACGAACGAGAAGCAGATCCAGGAGGATCCTGAACTCATAAAATCCTTCCTTAAGGCAACAGCTAAAGGCTATCAACTAGCTATAAATAATCCAGAAGAAGCTGCCAATATTCTTATTGCCTCCGTTCCTGAGTTAGACAAGGATCTAGTCTTAGCAAGTCAGAAATGGCTTAGTCCACGTTATACAGATGATGCTCCTCGTTGGGGTGAACAAAAAGCTTCCGTATGGCAAAATTATACCAATTGGATGTTAAGTCATAACCTTTTGGATAAATCAATTGAAATTGAAAAAGCATATACCAATGATTTTCTACCACAATAA
- a CDS encoding MTH1187 family thiamine-binding protein: MANTLLSIQVIPKTPGNEDSIPYVDRAIEVIQQSGVKHEVHPLETTMEGELGELLDIVKKMHEALVEAGSPSIISQIKIAHNPKGISMEKLTEKYRPSTAQD; the protein is encoded by the coding sequence ATGGCTAACACCTTACTAAGCATTCAAGTTATTCCAAAGACACCGGGAAATGAAGATTCCATTCCTTACGTAGATCGTGCAATCGAGGTCATTCAACAATCTGGCGTGAAACATGAGGTGCATCCATTAGAGACTACTATGGAAGGTGAACTAGGCGAACTACTAGATATTGTAAAAAAAATGCATGAGGCTCTGGTGGAAGCGGGAAGTCCAAGTATCATCTCTCAGATCAAAATCGCGCATAATCCGAAAGGTATTAGTATGGAAAAATTAACGGAGAAATATCGTCCATCAACAGCTCAAGACTAA
- a CDS encoding ABC transporter permease — MKSWWSKCWPPFVAVLFLLTIWQLCTTFFDIEQWILPSPYAIAQEASSQSVGLWKHTLATIQLTVVGFIIGTLVGLLIAIVLHMTPFLKSALYPLLILSQNVPTIALAPLLMIWFGFGLLPKIIVITLVCFFPVSLAMMGGLKQTDSTMLSYMRMIGANKRQIFVKLELPHSLPSLFSGIKIAATYSVMGAVIAEWIGSDKGIGYYMMLQKASYRTDRMFVAIAIIVVLSLIMFSLIALLEKWTVRWTPQQEK, encoded by the coding sequence ATGAAATCTTGGTGGAGTAAATGTTGGCCGCCCTTCGTGGCGGTCCTCTTCTTGTTAACAATATGGCAACTATGTACTACTTTCTTCGATATCGAGCAATGGATTCTCCCCTCTCCATACGCTATTGCCCAAGAGGCTTCCAGTCAATCTGTTGGATTATGGAAGCATACTTTAGCTACTATACAGTTAACGGTTGTGGGGTTCATCATTGGTACTCTGGTGGGTCTTCTTATCGCTATTGTATTACATATGACACCTTTTCTTAAATCAGCATTATATCCTTTACTTATTCTGAGTCAAAATGTTCCTACAATCGCTCTTGCTCCACTGCTCATGATATGGTTTGGTTTTGGATTACTACCCAAGATCATTGTCATTACATTAGTCTGTTTCTTCCCTGTATCTCTCGCCATGATGGGTGGGTTGAAACAGACAGATTCAACGATGCTTAGTTATATGCGGATGATTGGAGCTAACAAGCGTCAAATCTTCGTTAAGTTAGAACTTCCACACTCACTACCATCGTTGTTCTCAGGAATCAAAATTGCTGCCACTTATAGCGTGATGGGGGCTGTCATTGCAGAATGGATTGGATCAGATAAGGGAATTGGTTACTACATGATGTTACAGAAAGCTAGCTATCGAACAGATCGGATGTTTGTGGCGATCGCAATCATTGTTGTGCTCAGCCTTATCATGTTCTCCCTTATAGCTCTTCTTGAGAAGTGGACAGTACGTTGGACTCCACAACAAGAAAAATAA
- a CDS encoding ABC transporter ATP-binding protein yields MEPIISQDSSLQNNVHSTSLALEVTDIHKTFRNKAQDLTVLNGVSLTVKQGEFVSIIGPSGCGKSTLFHIIGGLVQPDSGTVSMNGREVTGERGHISFMPQQPALFPWRTIEDNVILAQEIMGISKKKARAEAREWITRVGLSGFEQSYPHTLSGGMQQRAAFLRALLSPEELICLDEPFSALDALTRSDMQRWLLDIWEENQRSVLFITHNIEEALLLSDRIYVFSNRPGTVLQVLDVPLPRPRREEIIEDPIFLRLKREISQMMKEEQTS; encoded by the coding sequence TTGGAACCTATTATTTCACAAGACAGCAGCCTTCAGAATAACGTACATTCAACCTCACTAGCGTTAGAAGTTACGGATATTCACAAGACTTTCCGCAATAAGGCACAGGATCTAACTGTGTTGAATGGAGTATCTCTAACCGTAAAGCAAGGAGAATTCGTCTCTATTATAGGACCCTCAGGATGTGGGAAAAGCACCTTGTTCCACATCATCGGAGGATTAGTTCAACCGGATTCGGGGACAGTATCGATGAACGGTCGTGAGGTTACTGGCGAACGGGGGCATATCAGTTTCATGCCACAGCAGCCTGCCCTATTCCCATGGCGAACCATTGAAGATAATGTCATTCTTGCACAGGAAATTATGGGGATCTCTAAGAAAAAAGCTCGTGCAGAAGCACGTGAGTGGATCACTAGGGTAGGTCTGTCTGGATTTGAACAATCCTATCCCCACACCTTATCTGGGGGCATGCAACAACGTGCAGCATTCCTTCGCGCACTTCTCAGCCCGGAAGAACTTATCTGTTTAGACGAACCCTTCAGCGCCTTGGATGCATTGACGCGAAGTGATATGCAACGTTGGCTCCTCGATATTTGGGAAGAAAATCAGCGCTCCGTCCTATTCATTACCCATAATATCGAAGAAGCTTTATTGTTATCCGATCGAATATACGTTTTCTCCAATCGGCCTGGTACCGTTTTACAAGTCCTAGATGTACCTCTTCCACGACCGCGGAGAGAAGAGATTATAGAAGATCCCATTTTCCTGAGATTAAAGCGAGAAATTTCCCAGATGATGAAAGAAGAACAAACAAGCTGA
- a CDS encoding TVP38/TMEM64 family protein, producing the protein MTNLIDQAIDWLINFTGLEGLSIILLTTILAIIQSFIGIFPFATLLVLHISILGLKVGLMATWFVGSVAAVVVFFICKYFFRDWFNRKWGKRLERYEKWQQSIDKYGAWAIIFLRTLPIMPNNLIAFMSALSPIKSSTYIWSSIVGTLSHIWLFGIISSSVIFPDTDLRMLIISYVIFCMVLIMIFSISYYKTYKMSRDRITKSS; encoded by the coding sequence ATGACTAATTTGATAGATCAAGCGATTGATTGGCTTATTAATTTTACGGGATTGGAAGGTCTTTCGATCATCTTGCTAACTACGATACTTGCAATTATTCAAAGCTTCATCGGAATATTTCCATTTGCTACATTACTTGTGCTCCATATATCTATCCTAGGTTTAAAAGTTGGGTTAATGGCTACCTGGTTTGTTGGCTCAGTAGCTGCGGTAGTTGTTTTCTTCATCTGCAAGTATTTTTTTCGTGATTGGTTTAATCGTAAATGGGGCAAACGTCTCGAACGATATGAGAAGTGGCAGCAAAGTATTGATAAATACGGAGCTTGGGCGATTATTTTTCTACGAACCTTACCGATCATGCCCAATAATCTCATTGCCTTTATGTCGGCATTATCCCCAATTAAATCGTCAACGTATATTTGGTCCTCTATTGTAGGGACGCTCTCACATATATGGTTATTCGGTATTATTAGTTCATCCGTGATTTTTCCTGATACAGACTTAAGAATGTTGATCATTTCGTATGTTATATTTTGTATGGTACTCATTATGATCTTTAGTATTAGCTATTATAAAACTTACAAGATGAGTCGAGATAGGATTACGAAGAGTTCGTAG
- a CDS encoding TatD family hydrolase → MNISTNTPFIDAHIHLDSYGEQQPLHLGELPNHGVSNVIAVSMNLQSSKRNLELAKLYPSIVHPAFGFHPEQSLPTSEEVQELLTWMELHLQDMIAVGEVGLPYYSQLEAKELQQPFDPAPYVDLLEQFISFAAAYHKPIILHAVYDDAKIACKLLEDYGVTRAHFHWFKGSRNTIERMSNNGYYISFTPDLLYEPEIQELARIYPKDQVMVETDGPWPFEGPFAGQMTHPRMVSDVIEAWSHIQQISVAEARETIYRNTTRFYGI, encoded by the coding sequence ATGAACATATCCACTAATACGCCATTCATAGATGCCCATATTCACCTAGATTCCTATGGTGAACAGCAGCCATTACATCTCGGTGAATTACCCAATCATGGTGTAAGTAACGTTATTGCTGTATCCATGAATCTTCAATCCAGTAAACGCAATCTTGAACTTGCTAAATTATATCCTTCAATCGTTCATCCGGCTTTCGGATTCCACCCTGAGCAATCTCTACCGACATCCGAAGAGGTTCAAGAATTGTTGACATGGATGGAACTTCATCTTCAAGATATGATCGCGGTTGGCGAAGTTGGTCTTCCTTATTATTCGCAGTTGGAAGCGAAGGAGCTACAGCAACCTTTTGACCCAGCACCTTATGTCGATTTGTTGGAACAATTCATTTCTTTTGCAGCTGCATATCATAAACCTATTATACTACATGCTGTGTATGATGATGCAAAAATAGCATGTAAGCTACTTGAAGATTATGGTGTTACACGTGCACATTTCCATTGGTTCAAAGGTTCACGAAACACTATTGAACGTATGTCTAACAACGGTTATTACATATCCTTCACACCAGATCTTCTATATGAACCAGAAATTCAAGAACTAGCTCGTATTTACCCCAAGGATCAGGTCATGGTGGAGACAGATGGACCTTGGCCGTTTGAAGGTCCGTTTGCTGGTCAAATGACTCATCCTCGTATGGTTTCCGATGTGATCGAAGCATGGAGTCATATCCAACAGATTAGCGTAGCAGAAGCGCGAGAAACGATATATCGTAATACGACACGATTTTATGGGATTTAG
- the nfsA gene encoding oxygen-insensitive NADPH nitroreductase → MNDVISLLMKHRSIRRFTDQPVTEQQLNLIVASAQMASTSSNVQAYSVIAVTEPELKKELASLSGNQAYIEQCPVFLVWCADLYRLQQVTAPHLGEQLSYEDSTENFIVATIDVALAAQNAVVAAESLGLGIVYIGGVRNQVAELSELLGLPELVYPVFGMCVGYPDQETDLRPRLPVDAVLHRNRYSKDRIIEPVNDYDETTKRYMLKRTDGKSDTSWSQVMATRLAQPNRLHMKQFLDSKGFMKQ, encoded by the coding sequence ATGAATGACGTTATATCATTATTGATGAAGCATCGTTCGATCCGCCGATTTACAGATCAGCCAGTGACTGAGCAGCAGTTGAACCTCATCGTCGCTAGTGCGCAGATGGCCTCAACTTCAAGTAATGTTCAAGCGTACAGTGTTATTGCAGTGACAGAACCGGAGTTGAAGAAGGAATTAGCTAGTCTTTCAGGAAATCAAGCTTATATAGAGCAATGTCCAGTATTTCTAGTTTGGTGTGCAGACCTATATCGCCTCCAGCAAGTGACGGCACCCCATCTAGGAGAACAGCTTTCCTATGAAGATTCGACGGAAAATTTTATTGTGGCGACAATTGATGTGGCATTGGCAGCACAGAACGCTGTGGTAGCTGCAGAATCGTTAGGTCTTGGTATCGTATATATAGGTGGTGTACGTAACCAAGTGGCAGAATTGTCTGAACTACTGGGTTTACCTGAATTGGTGTACCCTGTGTTCGGAATGTGTGTTGGGTATCCGGATCAAGAGACTGACCTACGCCCCCGGTTACCTGTTGATGCAGTTCTTCATAGAAATAGATATTCCAAAGATCGAATAATAGAACCAGTTAATGATTATGATGAAACGACAAAGCGGTATATGTTAAAGAGAACCGATGGGAAGAGTGATACGTCGTGGTCACAAGTGATGGCCACTCGCTTAGCACAACCGAACCGTCTACACATGAAGCAATTTCTAGATAGTAAAGGATTCATGAAACAGTAG